In a genomic window of Polypterus senegalus isolate Bchr_013 chromosome 13, ASM1683550v1, whole genome shotgun sequence:
- the LOC120542606 gene encoding protocadherin alpha-7-like, producing MVYSEHGKNLVYNRVVLLFAFIMCFWETAFAHLRYTVLEESKSGTIIGNIIKDLGLDIKQLEGRSVRVISGSKQQLLQVNLKTGDLYVNEMIDREVLCDRDQRCFISIKMFMENPMEIHQAEIEILDINDNSPAFENKKKRLEISELTQTGARFPLEGAADSDSGINSLKFYQLSQNDHFVLEVKDIQKNKIPVLVLQKALDREVKGNFDFLLTAFDGGNPPKSGDMNITVIVSDVNDNAPVFAEEIYHVTLEENVPLGTFILKVNAIDLDEGINGAIVYSFEDSTKNKISGLFQLDSYTGEIIANGLIDFEERKFYEIEVKATDKGHVPMSSHCTVLIKIKDINDNAPLIEVASLTSSIFEDVKPGTVVGLISISDLDSGVNSKITCSLPDKLPFQLKPALQENLYSLITSSRLDRESVSQYNITITSRDFGLPSLSSHETILINVLDVNDNNPKFLKDPYIFFILENSTPGVSICAVSAVDADAKENALISYYLKETEVVEKPVVPFLSINSENGQVFSFTTFDFEEMKSFTFTVIAKDSGVPSLSSSVTVRVFILDQNDNPPVIVFPFTTNGTSVVEETIPRNVKAGYFVTRIRAYDADVGYNAWLTFSLDDATDSSLFSVGRYTGEIRTIRAISESDVAVLKIVVLVKDSGSVSLSASATVIVTTAENMEANAFSEIKSSRTREEKENNVTFYLIIILSSVSSLFLISIIILIAFRCQKTNQDFLTKYYLDDTNYAEVSGSLFHSHHYQTAENRLILVGPEVNRDSVMDVGSNGNTLIIPDNGIKIAQMVSDIFFLK from the coding sequence atggtctaTTCGGAACACGGAAAAAATCTTGTCTACAATCGTGTTGTTCTGCTTTTCGCTTTTATTATGTGCTTTTGGGAAACTGCATTCGCACATCTACGTTATACAGTACTGGAAGAATCGAAATCTGGGACGATTATTGGCAACATTATAAAAGATTTGGGTCTCGACATTAAACAACTGGAAGGGCGAAGTGTTCGTGTGATTTCTGGATCAAAGCAACAGCTTCTGCAGGTAAATCTCAAAACTGGAGATCTTTATGTAAACGAGATGATTGATAGAGAAGTATTATGCGACAGAGATCAGAGGTGCTTTATCAGCATTAAAATGTTTATGGAAAATCCGATGGAAATACATCAAGCAGAAATTGAAATACTAGATATAAATGATAATTCTCCGGcctttgaaaacaaaaagaaaagactgGAAATTTCAGAACTGACGCAAACTGGGGCTCGATTTCCACTAGAGGGAGCAGCTGATTCTGATTCTGGTATTAATTCTTTAAAATTCTATCAATTGAGTCAAAACGATCATTTTGTCTTAGAAGTTAAAGATatccagaaaaataaaatccCAGTGCTGGTGTTACAAAAAGCACTGGACAGAGAAGTGAAAggaaattttgattttttgttaacTGCGTTTGATGGCGGTAATCCACCAAAATCTGGAGATATGAATATTACAGTAATAGTTAGTGACGTTAATGACAATGCGCCGGTGTTTGCTGAAGAAATATACCATGTAACATTAGAGGAAAATGTTCCTTTAGGtacctttattttaaaagtaaatgcgATTGATTTAGACGAGGGTATCAATGGAGCGATTGTGTATTCCTTTGAGGATTCCACAAAGAATAAAATCTCCGGTTTGTTTCAACTGGACAGTTACACAGGGGAAATAATAGCGAATGGTTTAATAGATTTCGAAGAGAGGAAATTTTATGAAATTGAAGTAAAGGCTACAGATAAAGGCCACGTGCCAATGAGTAGCCACTgcacagttttaattaaaattaaagacataAATGATAATGCACCTCTTATAGAAGTAGCATCGCTAACAAGTTCTATTTTCGAGGATGTAAAACCGGGTACGGTAGTTGGACTTATTAGTATCTCTGACCTTGATTCCGGTGTCAATTCTAAAATAACGTGTAGCTTACCTGACAAACTGCCTTTTCAACTGAAGCCGGCATTGCAGGAAAATTTGTATTCTTTAATTACAAGCTCACGACTGGATCGAGAATCTGTATCACAGTATAATATAACAATAACTTCCAGAGACTTTGGTCTTCCTTCGCTGTCGTCGCATGaaactattttaattaatgtattgGATGTGAATGATAACAATCCCAAATTTTTGAAAGACCcgtatatattctttattttggaAAACAGCACTCCTGGAGTATCCATATGTGCAGTTAGTGCAGTGGATGCCGACGCCAAAGAGAATGCTCTTATTTCGTATTACCTGAAGGAAACTGAAGTCGTGGAGAAGCCAGTTGTGCCTTTCCTTAGTATCAATTCTGAGAATGGACAAGTGTTCAGTTTTACAACATTTGACTTTGAAGAAATGAAAAGTTTTACTTTCACTGTTATAGCTAAGGATTCCGGAGTCCCTTCGCTTAGTAGTAGCGTCACTGTGCGCGTTTTTATCTTGGATCAAAATGATAATCCGCCAGTTATTGTTTTTCCGTTTACCACAAATGGAACCTCAGTTGTCGAAGAGACGATTCCCCGAAATGTAAAGGCTGGATATTTTGTTACGAGAATTAGAGCTTATGATGCTGATGTTGGATATAACGCGTGGCTTACTTTTTCTTTGGACGATGCTACCGACTCTTCACTTTTCAGTGTGGGGCGCTATACGGGAGAAATTAGGACTATTCGAGCGATTTCCGAGTCCGATGTCGCTGTACTAAAAATAGTGGTACTAGTGAAAGACAGTGGCAGTGTTTCATTAAGTGCTTCTGCAACTGTAATCGTGACAACAGCTGAAAACATGGAAGCCAATGCGTTTTCTGAGATTAAAAGCAGCAGGACAcgggaagaaaaagagaataaTGTGACATTTTATTTGATCATCATATTGAGTTCAGTTTCATCATTGTTTTTAATCTCCATAATTATTCTCATCGCTTTTCGATGCCAGAAAACAAATCAAGATTTTTTAACTAAGTACTATTTAGATGACACCAACTATGCAGAAGTGAGTGGATCTCTTTTTCACAGCCATCATTACCAAACAGCTGAAAATCGACTCATACTTGTTGGACCAGAAGTTAACAGAGATTCGGTAATGGATGTGGGGAGTAATGGAAACACCCTAATCATTCCTGATAATGGAATTAAAATTGCACAAATGGtgagtgacattttttttttaaagtaa